A window of Eucalyptus grandis isolate ANBG69807.140 chromosome 4, ASM1654582v1, whole genome shotgun sequence genomic DNA:
CAATGAGCATTGATGCTCTTCCATGCCTGGTTTATCAGTTCCTTGATGTGCTTCCTAGCGACGTCTTCCGGAACATTCGCTTCTCGCATGTAACACACCACTGACGATGGAGCATCTCCTCTGTCTCTTTCGGCCTAATTGAACAAGTAAATCAATTTAATGTGCTTATCGGATTCGATCTCCTTGATTCAATTACACCATATGCCGTGTTTTTTTTCGCAGGCTACGAATTCTTAACATCATCTCAAATTCAGTTGGTTTATAACTTCGGCGCAGAAGTTTGATAATTACTGTTGACGTTCCAAGGTCATTGCAGAGGCGAATTATCATGGACACATTGTAAATCAGATCCTTGTTTCTCTCCAGTAAATCTGCTACATCCTCCAAATTCATATGTCCCACGAAGAAACTAGCGTGAGACATGATCAATGGTCCTGAAGATGATGTCCACGCATTGCTCAAGTACTCTTCCAGCGATGGTGTGTAGCCCATATTGTCCCACATTGCTTCAGTAAGTAAGGCTTTGCAAAAGTCTGTccactgtaaaaaaaaaaaaaactaaaaaaaaaaaaaacaaatactgATTCAGAGATGATTAGTTAtgtaaggataaaaaaaaattggtgtaAAAAAGTCACTTTCTCGGGTTACTGTTCACTGTGCTCTCTTCTTGGGTGATTTGTTCACTGTTCCTCTTGCTGCTCGAGCAGCTGAATTCGGACTTGCTGACTTGCGATTGAAGCTGGTTCTTGGTGGGAAGTGGCACCTCCTACCCGTCCATAAAACCCACCGAAGATGCTCCTGGTATGTCCCTCCTTATAGACTCGCATGGCTCTTCTAGGTTAGGGTTCTTCCTACTTGGGTTGCTGCTGCGATTTCTTTGATTGGGATGGATTGGGAGTCGGATAGAACCCGTGTTGTGGATGAAGGGACTAGTTCCCATGGTCTATCTCCTATTACTGTTGAAGGAGCCCCGTCGACGGCTTTACCATTGAATAATCAGAACCTTGGTACTGTTCATTCTGGTATGGAGGAGCTGCGAGATTCCCGTGCATCTGTCGGTGCGCAAACCGTCCGTAGGGGAAGGTCCCGATCGGTGAAGCCTAAGGGCAGAGATGTTGCGAAGAATCCTTCGGGCAAGACTTGGGTGGCTGTTGCCAAAAAGCGAGCCAAGGGCTACGACCTTGTCTATACGGCCCCGACCCTGGTTAACAACAAACCCCGCATTGAGATAACCGACCGAGACTTGGAAGCTGTAGATCCAAAGATGCATGAATGCTTAATGGGTTACTTCCTTGGTCGCCGGATGCCATTTAAGGTGGTTGAGGAAGCAATGAAGAAGGTTTGGGGCCTGAATCTCGTGGATGTCATGTCGAATGGGAAAGGTTTATTTATGTTCCACATACCGGACATAGAGTTTCGTAGGAATTTACTTGAGGGTGGGCAGATTCGAGTTGCCAGTGTTCCCCTTGTTCTCCAGCAATGGACCCCGGGTCTTGAGTTGCGAAAGGAAACCCACCTTTCGGTGCCTGTGTGGGTCAGGCTTTCGAACATACCCTTCTCTTGCTGGTCTGCCCAATTCATCGGGAAGATTGCTAGTACACTCGGGAAACCGTTGTATGTCGACCAACGTACTGAGCAGGCGAAGAGCTTGTCTTTTGCGCGGGTTTGTATTGAAATCACAGCTAATCAACCTGATTGTGAAGTTATTGAGACAGTACACAATGGTAACATATGTGAGATAGGTGTGGAGTTTGAATGGAAGCCCATTGCTTGTGCGGGTTGCGGAATCTTTGGCCATAAATGTGCTGCCAAAAATAGATCCGCTGGTCCTTCTAATGTTCGTGCTGCTGAATCTCGTCCCTCGGTAGAGACTGTGCCTCAAAACCAGGCTGATGGGGGAGTCATTGCTTCCTCTGTTGCTACACCATCTGAAGTGTATTCGGAGTCTCGGGACTTGCCTCGGGAGAATCCTCCTAGGCTGTTGCAAATAAGGTTAGTGACCTAGGTACAACCTCGGATGGTTCCTCAGCTCACGCTATTATTTTGGAGGTAGCGCTCCAAGCcaattcttcttctccatctcaACCTAGTTTAGTGCCGAGTGATTTTGTGTGGCAGCAAATTAAAGGtaagaagcagaagaagcagaagactCCGGCCCTTGCGTTCTCTTTTGAACCCATCTCTCCTCCTATAGGTGGGCAGTCTCTTAAGTTGAAGGAAGCGGTGCCTACTGAGATTGTGCCTGTACAGAAGCCTCCCAAAGGTTCTTCGAAGCTCTCAGTAAAGGGCAGTCTTGTGTCTTCAAACCATGATGCTGATGACTCGTTACCAACTCCTGTCATGCCCCTTGAGAACCCGGATGATGAAATCACTGGTTTTGCTTCGTCTAGCGATGAGGATGAGATCCCAAGCAAGCCTCCCTCTCCTAGAGCTCTTTCAGGATCTGCTGGGTTTGGGAAACAAGACCAACTTCTCCAGCTACATCCTGACCCGCCTGGATCGACGCTACCAGTGGTCCCAAAGGCGACTAAAGCTAGTCGCAAGTCCTCCAAGCGGAGGTAGTTCTCTTCTTTCCTTGGATcatgttttttggattttggaatATCAGAGGGATGATGAACCCTATTAGAAGGGCTGAGATTAGAAAGTTTGTTGCTTCTAATAGTCTTAGTTTTGTTGGCCTTTTTGAGACTAAAGTCCCTGAGCCGTTGTTTGTTTCTATTTCGTCTACCCTCCCGAGAGGCTGGAGCGCTCGCGAATTATGATCATTCTTCGCGTGGCAAAATCTGGATTGGATGGAACCCGGATTCCGTTAATTTTGAGTTGATTTCTCTAAATGACCAAGCTATCCATGGGCGTTTGAAGGGGATTTCTTCTAACTTTACGTGTTGCATCTCTGTTGTCTATGGGGAGCACACTTTTGTGCGTCGTAGGCCTCTGTGGGCTGACCTTATTCTTTGTGATGACTTATTTCAAGATACTGCTTGGCTTGTTGCGGGCGATTTCAATGCAACTAAGGATCCTACGGATCTCTTCGGGAGCTCTAATTCTTGGATTCCTTGCTTCGATGACTTTAGGCTCTGCCTTGATCAAATGGAACTTGAGGACCTTAGGTACACGGGTCTTCGTTTTACCTGGTCCACTTCTTCGGGGTTAGGCAGAAAAATGTGGAAAATCGACCGGGTGCTAGTCAACACTTTATGGAGAATGGATTTCTCCTTTTCGGAGGCGTCTTTTCTTAATCCCGGAATTTCAGACCACACCCCTATGGTAGTTAAGGTTGTTGATCCGAGTTCGAGAAGGAAGCcctttaaatattttgatttatgggCTGATCACCCTAACTTTCGTGATTCAGTCCGTCAAGCGTGGGACAGCCATGTTTGGGGGAGGCCCATGTATAAGCTTGTTTCCAAGTTGAAGATCCTAACGGGCCGCCTTAAAGCCCTCAACCTTGAAGCCTTTTCGGACATCTCGATGAGGACACTGGAAGCAAGGGAGGCCTTGCGTTCTACCCAGCTTCTTTTGCACTCGGACCCCAATAATATCACTCTTGCTGAATTGGAGAAAGGCTAGCGTTGAACTTTTGTAGATCTTCGAGGCCAAGAAGAATCCTTCTATAAGAAGAAATCCAGAGTTAGATGGTTGAAAGAGGGTGATTGAAACACGAAATTCTTCCACAACTTTGTCAAAGCCAGACATCTAAACAACCGGATTCTCTCTGTTAAAGACAATTCAGGTTCGGTTGTTTCAGAACCCAACTTGGTGCCGCAAGTTTTTGTATCTTTTTTCTCGGATCTCCTTGCTCCACATTTGGGTTTGACGAAGCCTACGTTGCATGAATTGACATCACTTATTCGGAAGCCTCTTTCGGATGACCAGTATGTTTGCTTACTTCACCGGTCTCGGATTCTGAGATTAAGAATACTTTGTTTTCACTTGCTAAGGGCAAAGCCCCTAGCCCTGATGGGTTCACAGCCGAATTCTTCAAAAATAACTGGGAAATAGTAGGGTCCTCCGTCCTTGAAGCTGTTAAAGACTTCTTCTACTCGGGTTGCCTCCTTAAGGAAGTGAATGCAACTATTCTGGCTCTTGTTCCCAAAGTGCCGAATGCCTGTGAGGTTAATGACTTTAGACCAATCGCTTGCTGCAACACTGTCTATAAGATTATCACTAAAACTTTGGCCAACCGGATTGCAGCGGTCCTTCAGGATCTTGTCAGCCCGTCCCAAAATGCGTTTGTCAAGGGAAGGAGGATCAGAGATAATATTTTGCTTGCTCAagaactgtttgttggattccACCTTGACCCATATCTTCCAAAATGTGCGGTCAAAGTAGATTTTCGCAAGGCTTATGATACAATTGATTGGGATTTCTTGGAACTTACTCTTGAAGCTTTCCGTTTTCCTCAGTGGATTATCCGGTTGATTATGGTCTGCGTGCGTACACCCAGATTCTTGATCTCTATTAATGGAGAGCTCCACGGATTCTTTCCTGGAGGTAGAGGTCTTCGGTAGGGAGACCCGATGTCACCATATCTCTTTACATTAGTTATGGAAATCTTCTCCGGGATTTTGAACCTAAAGACTTCTGTCAAGGAGTTCAAGTTCTACTGAAGGTACAAGGCTCCTAAGCTTTCTCATCtgttttttgctgatgatgttttccttttttgccaaACGGATTGGAATTCGGCAGTAATTCTCAAGAGAAGCTTGGACATTTTTTCATCATGGAGTGGACTGATT
This region includes:
- the LOC120292507 gene encoding alpha-farnesene synthase-like, yielding MWDNMGYTPSLEEYLSNAWTSSSGPLIMSHASFFVGHMNLEDVADLLERNKDLIYNVSMIIRLCNDLGTSTAERDRGDAPSSVVCYMREANVPEDVARKHIKELINQAWKSINAHCFGNVETPFVRTFIDVTVNSSRVAHMLYQFGDGFGVQDGDIRRQILSAVIHPVALN